One Sphingomonas endolithica DNA segment encodes these proteins:
- a CDS encoding DUF4142 domain-containing protein produces MQRKSLAFIATLAAYAMPAMAQTPPPPPPPEAKTSAMPYVMAAGMSDLYEINSSQVALEKTQNPAIRKFATMLIKHHQKTTAATMKAAQKAGLTPTPPMLDAGATASINELQTAAPADFDRLYLGQQVPAHQAALDLHQSFATGGDQAPLRTSAKAAVPIVKQHLNAAMKLQDGKSHNMQGM; encoded by the coding sequence ATGCAACGTAAAAGCTTAGCCTTCATCGCGACGTTGGCTGCCTATGCCATGCCGGCCATGGCGCAGACCCCTCCGCCGCCGCCGCCGCCTGAGGCGAAGACCAGCGCGATGCCCTATGTGATGGCCGCCGGGATGAGCGATTTGTACGAGATCAACTCGAGCCAGGTCGCACTCGAAAAGACGCAGAACCCGGCGATCCGCAAGTTCGCCACGATGCTGATCAAGCATCACCAGAAAACCACGGCCGCAACGATGAAGGCAGCGCAAAAAGCCGGCCTGACGCCGACACCGCCGATGCTGGATGCCGGCGCGACCGCATCGATCAACGAACTGCAGACTGCCGCACCGGCCGACTTCGACCGGCTGTATCTTGGCCAGCAGGTTCCGGCGCATCAGGCTGCGCTCGACCTGCACCAGAGCTTCGCCACGGGCGGCGATCAGGCACCGTTGCGCACCTCGGCAAAGGCCGCAGTGCCGATCGTCAAGCAGCATCTGAACGCGGCGATGAAGCTGCAGGACGGCAAGTCGCACAATATGCAGGGCATGTAA
- a CDS encoding Crp/Fnr family transcriptional regulator: protein MNANDDSPYEALIAKLRRMGPIDADDIAAVTALSVRRESRRASTYLVREGDRVDTCAVLVTGYACRSKTTREGRRQIVSFHMPGDILDVQHILLDRADHNVQVITPATYVVMKAADLRDLVHRRPNIADALWRDSLIDASVFREWVLNVGQRDARTRIAHMLCEFAVRNAAAGQGSPERFDLPMTQETIGDATGLTPVHVNRMLAALDAEGVIVRQRQQIQIADWPRMKRIADFDAAYLHEAA from the coding sequence ATGAACGCGAACGACGATAGTCCTTACGAAGCGCTGATCGCCAAGCTCCGGCGAATGGGGCCGATCGACGCCGACGACATAGCGGCCGTGACCGCCTTGTCCGTGCGGCGGGAGAGTCGCCGCGCGAGCACGTACCTGGTGCGCGAAGGCGACCGGGTCGATACGTGCGCGGTGCTGGTGACGGGCTATGCCTGCCGCAGCAAGACGACGCGCGAAGGCCGCCGGCAGATCGTCTCGTTCCACATGCCGGGCGACATCCTGGACGTTCAGCACATCCTGCTCGATCGCGCCGACCATAATGTGCAGGTGATCACACCCGCCACCTATGTCGTGATGAAGGCAGCGGACCTGCGCGATCTCGTCCATCGCCGTCCCAACATCGCCGACGCGCTGTGGCGCGATTCGTTGATCGATGCATCGGTGTTCCGCGAATGGGTGCTCAACGTCGGGCAGCGCGACGCGCGGACCCGCATTGCGCACATGCTGTGCGAATTCGCGGTGCGCAACGCGGCGGCCGGGCAGGGGTCGCCGGAACGGTTCGACCTGCCGATGACGCAGGAGACGATCGGCGACGCGACCGGACTCACGCCGGTTCACGTCAACCGCATGCTCGCGGCGCTGGATGCGGAAGGCGTGATCGTGCGTCAGCGGCAGCAGATCCAGATTGCCGACTGGCCGCGCATGAAGCGCATCGCCGATTTCGACGCAGCCTATCTCCACGAAGCCGCCTGA
- a CDS encoding TetR/AcrR family transcriptional regulator — MYNLCSSPATKGRPREFDLDVALAAALQVFWRHGYEAASMAELTAAMGITKPSLYAAFGNKEALFHKALDLYEREKLAYMSTALEAPTARGVAERLLTGALKMQMSTCDPKGCLGVISSVACGVEAEPIKTEVVKRRASSEAALVARFEQAKAAGELPEGMEAAALVKFLFALLQGLALQGGSGATCEELQQLVATTMTIWPTK; from the coding sequence ATGTATAACCTCTGTTCCTCACCGGCCACGAAAGGCCGCCCGCGCGAGTTCGATCTCGACGTCGCGCTGGCAGCGGCGTTGCAAGTGTTCTGGCGCCACGGATACGAAGCGGCGTCGATGGCCGAGCTGACGGCGGCGATGGGAATCACCAAGCCCAGCCTGTACGCCGCGTTCGGGAACAAGGAGGCGCTGTTCCACAAGGCGCTCGATCTCTACGAGCGCGAAAAGCTGGCTTACATGAGCACTGCGCTGGAGGCGCCGACGGCACGCGGCGTGGCCGAGCGGCTGCTGACGGGGGCGCTAAAGATGCAGATGAGCACCTGCGATCCCAAGGGGTGCCTGGGCGTGATCAGCAGCGTGGCCTGCGGCGTGGAAGCCGAGCCGATCAAGACCGAGGTCGTCAAACGCCGCGCCTCCTCCGAGGCTGCGCTGGTCGCACGCTTCGAGCAGGCCAAGGCTGCGGGCGAATTGCCCGAGGGCATGGAGGCGGCCGCGCTGGTCAAGTTCCTCTTCGCGCTATTGCAGGGGCTGGCGCTGCAGGGTGGCTCCGGCGCCACGTGCGAGGAATTGCAGCAGCTGGTTGCCACGACGATGACAATCTGGCCGACCAAATAG
- the paoC gene encoding aldehyde oxidoreductase molybdenum-binding subunit PaoC — translation MKFDTPAGKNPIDQMKVIGKPHDRIDGKFKTTGTAPYAYERHDVVANQAYGYIVGAGIAKGRINSMDLAEAKAAPGVIAIVTAADAGKLFKGDFNTALLLGGPEIQHYHQTIALVVAETFEQARAAAQLVRVDYARAKGRYDLAEGLKTAPLKGASSGEGSAAPPVEEIGDFKRGFADAPVKLDATYTTPDHSHAMMEPHASIGAWDGDKLTLWTSNQMIAWGKGDVAKTLGIPKDNVRLISPYIGGGFGGKLFVRTDAIMAALGAKAAGRPVKVALQRPLIINNTTHRPATTQRIRIGANKDGKITAIAHESGSGDLPGGKPETAVSQTKLMYAGANRLTSMRLAVLDLPEGNAMRAPGEAPGLMALEIAIDEMAEKLGMDPVQFRIVNDTQVDPEKPERRFSQRQLVQCLQQGSAAFGWNKRNAKPGSVRDGQWLIGMGVGAGFRNNLLMKSAARVAVDGKGIVTVTTDMTDIGTGSYTIIAQTAAEMMGVDLDRVVVQLGDSDSPASAGSGGQWGANNSTAGVYAACVKLREMVAQKLGFDAADIEFAGGKVRAGGRSVSLADAAGAAGLTAEDSIEYGDLDKKYQQSTFAGHFVEVAVNAYTGETRIRRMLAVCAAGRILNPKSARSQVIGAMTMGAGAALMEELAVDTRFGFFVNHDLATYEVPVHADIPHQEVIFLDEVDPISSPMKAKGVGELGLCGVGAAIANAIYNATGVRVRDYPITLDKMLHQLPNVA, via the coding sequence ATGAAGTTCGACACGCCCGCGGGCAAGAATCCGATCGACCAAATGAAGGTCATCGGCAAGCCGCACGACCGCATCGACGGCAAGTTCAAGACCACCGGCACCGCGCCTTATGCCTATGAACGGCACGATGTCGTCGCCAATCAGGCATATGGCTATATCGTCGGCGCGGGGATCGCTAAGGGGCGGATCAATTCGATGGACCTGGCCGAGGCCAAGGCCGCGCCGGGGGTGATCGCCATCGTCACTGCCGCGGATGCGGGCAAGCTGTTCAAGGGCGATTTCAACACCGCCTTGTTGCTGGGTGGCCCCGAGATCCAGCACTACCATCAGACCATCGCGCTGGTCGTGGCCGAGACGTTCGAACAGGCGCGCGCCGCCGCACAGCTTGTCCGCGTCGACTATGCCCGTGCCAAGGGCCGATACGATCTGGCCGAGGGACTGAAGACCGCCCCGCTGAAGGGCGCGAGCAGCGGCGAAGGCAGTGCGGCCCCGCCGGTCGAGGAGATTGGCGATTTCAAGCGCGGCTTTGCCGACGCGCCGGTCAAGCTCGACGCGACCTACACCACGCCCGATCACAGCCATGCAATGATGGAGCCGCATGCCTCGATCGGCGCATGGGACGGCGACAAATTGACGCTGTGGACATCGAACCAGATGATCGCTTGGGGCAAGGGCGACGTCGCCAAGACGCTCGGTATCCCCAAGGACAATGTCCGGCTGATCTCGCCCTATATCGGTGGCGGTTTCGGCGGGAAGCTGTTCGTCCGTACCGACGCGATCATGGCGGCACTCGGCGCCAAGGCGGCGGGCCGCCCGGTGAAGGTCGCGCTGCAGCGCCCGTTGATCATCAACAATACCACGCATCGTCCGGCGACCACGCAGCGCATCCGCATCGGCGCGAACAAGGACGGCAAGATCACCGCGATTGCGCATGAGAGCGGCTCGGGCGATCTGCCCGGCGGCAAGCCCGAAACTGCGGTCAGCCAGACCAAGCTGATGTATGCCGGGGCCAATAGGCTGACGTCGATGCGGCTGGCGGTGCTCGATCTGCCCGAGGGCAATGCGATGCGCGCGCCAGGCGAGGCGCCAGGGCTGATGGCGTTGGAAATCGCGATTGACGAGATGGCCGAGAAGCTCGGCATGGATCCGGTGCAGTTCCGTATCGTCAACGATACGCAGGTCGATCCGGAGAAGCCCGAGCGGCGCTTTTCGCAGCGGCAATTGGTGCAGTGCCTGCAGCAGGGGTCGGCGGCGTTCGGCTGGAACAAGCGCAATGCCAAGCCCGGCAGCGTGCGTGACGGACAGTGGCTGATCGGCATGGGTGTGGGCGCGGGCTTCCGCAACAACCTGCTGATGAAGTCGGCGGCGCGGGTCGCGGTCGACGGCAAGGGCATCGTGACCGTCACCACCGACATGACCGATATCGGCACCGGCAGCTATACGATCATCGCACAGACGGCCGCCGAGATGATGGGCGTCGATCTCGACCGGGTGGTCGTGCAGCTGGGCGATTCGGACTCGCCGGCATCGGCCGGCTCGGGCGGGCAGTGGGGTGCGAACAACTCGACCGCCGGCGTCTATGCCGCCTGCGTCAAGCTGCGCGAGATGGTGGCGCAGAAGCTCGGCTTCGATGCGGCCGATATCGAGTTCGCCGGTGGCAAGGTGCGTGCCGGCGGCCGCAGCGTGTCGCTGGCCGATGCGGCGGGCGCGGCTGGCCTGACGGCCGAGGACTCGATCGAATATGGCGATCTGGACAAGAAGTATCAGCAGTCGACGTTCGCCGGCCACTTCGTCGAGGTGGCGGTGAATGCCTATACCGGCGAGACACGCATCCGCCGCATGCTCGCAGTGTGTGCCGCCGGGCGCATCCTCAACCCCAAGTCTGCACGTAGCCAGGTGATCGGCGCGATGACGATGGGTGCGGGCGCCGCGCTGATGGAGGAACTGGCGGTCGACACGCGCTTCGGCTTCTTCGTTAATCACGATCTGGCGACCTACGAAGTGCCGGTCCATGCCGATATCCCGCACCAGGAGGTGATCTTCCTCGACGAGGTCGATCCGATTTCGTCGCCGATGAAGGCCAAGGGCGTGGGCGAATTGGGGCTGTGCGGTGTGGGCGCGGCGATCGCCAATGCGATCTACAATGCGACCGGCGTGCGGGTGCGCGATTACCCGATCACGCTCGACAAGATGTTGCACCAATTGCCGAATGTCGCTTGA
- a CDS encoding FAD binding domain-containing protein — translation MKPFTYNRASTPAAAAAEALRTPNAKFIAGGTNLLDLMKLQIEAPAHLIDVGGLKLDRIEGTPDGGLRIGALVTNTNLASDTRVRRDYGVLSRAIVAGASGQLRNKATTAGNLLQRTRCPYFYDTNQPCNKRKPGSGCAALGGYSRQLAVIGSSDACIATYPGDMAVAMRVLDAVVETVQPDGITRSIPIADFHRLPGDTPHIDTVLKRGELITSVTLPKPIGGTQIYRKVRDRASYAFALVSVAAVVQRDGTGRVAVGGVAHKPWRVEAAEAALPQGAQAVNARLMAGARPTQDNAFKVTLVERTLASALAEAKG, via the coding sequence ATGAAGCCCTTCACCTATAACCGGGCGAGCACGCCCGCGGCGGCAGCGGCCGAAGCGCTGCGTACGCCAAACGCCAAGTTCATCGCAGGGGGCACCAACCTGCTCGACCTGATGAAGCTGCAGATCGAGGCACCGGCGCATCTGATCGACGTCGGCGGGCTGAAGCTCGATCGTATCGAGGGCACGCCGGATGGCGGCCTGCGCATCGGTGCGTTGGTGACCAATACCAATCTGGCCAGCGACACACGCGTGCGGCGCGATTACGGCGTGCTCAGTCGTGCGATCGTCGCGGGTGCAAGCGGGCAGTTGCGCAACAAGGCGACCACTGCGGGCAACCTGCTGCAACGGACGCGCTGCCCCTATTTCTACGACACCAACCAGCCGTGCAACAAGCGCAAGCCCGGATCGGGCTGCGCGGCACTGGGCGGCTATAGCCGTCAGCTGGCGGTGATCGGCAGCAGCGACGCCTGCATCGCGACCTATCCCGGCGATATGGCGGTGGCGATGCGCGTGCTGGATGCGGTGGTCGAGACGGTGCAGCCCGACGGCATTACCCGCTCGATCCCGATCGCCGACTTCCACCGGTTGCCGGGCGATACGCCGCACATCGACACCGTGCTCAAGCGCGGCGAGCTGATCACGTCGGTCACGCTGCCCAAGCCGATCGGCGGCACGCAGATCTACCGCAAGGTTCGCGACCGTGCATCCTATGCCTTCGCGCTCGTTTCGGTGGCGGCGGTGGTGCAGCGTGACGGCACCGGCCGGGTCGCGGTCGGCGGCGTGGCGCACAAGCCGTGGCGGGTCGAAGCGGCGGAGGCGGCACTGCCGCAGGGAGCCCAGGCTGTGAACGCCCGCCTGATGGCCGGCGCGCGCCCGACGCAAGACAATGCATTCAAGGTGACGCTGGTGGAGCGCACGCTCGCCTCCGCACTCGCCGAAGCGAAGGGTTGA